Sequence from the Seonamhaeicola sp. ML3 genome:
TCCACGAATACCACAGGGAATAATATTATCAAAATAGCCCAAATCGGCATTTACATTTAGGGCAAAGCCATGCATGGTCACCCAACGGCTGGCGCGTACACCCATAGCACAAATTTTACGTGCAAAAGGGGTGCCTACATCTAACCAAACACCGGTTTCGCCATCACTGCGTTCGGCCTTTAAACCATATTCTGCAAGAGTTAAAATAATCATTTCCTCCAGCAACCTCAGGTACTTATGTATATCTGTAAAAAAGTTTTCTAAATCTAAAATGGGGTATCCAACAATTTGCCCAGGTCCATGATAGGTAATATCGCCACCACGGTTAATCTTATAAAATGATGCCCCCTTTTCGGCAAGTTGGGTTTCGTTTAATAAAAGGTTAGACAAATCGCCACTCTTACCCAAAGTATATACATGCGGGTGTTCTACAAAAAGAAAATAGTTATTGGTTTCTAAACCGGCTTCCTCGCGCCTGTTCTTAACCTTGGTTTCTACAATAGCCTTAAACAATTCTTCTTGGTAATCCCAAGTGGCTTTGTAATCTTTAAGTCCTAAATCTTGTATGTTAACCGTTTTATTCATTGGCAAACGTAATATCAACGTCTAGGAGTTTTGGGTCTTTAAGAAAATCTAACCAACTCACTTTGTAAGTTATGGTTTTATCATTGTTAGAGAGTTCGGCATTTTCAACCGAAAAACCACTAATCATTTTAGGAAAAGTATACTCAACAACATAATAAGCATTAGAAAAATAAGACATGAGTTCGCTTTCGGTTTCATCCGCTTCATCAAATGCTGCTTCATCAGGATTCCAATCTTCAGGAAGGGTTGTGTTTCTGGTAAAACCTGTATCGGTTAAATCGTAAGCCGTGTTGCTCTTTTCATAATCCATAAATTTACCAAGTGGCGACCCCTTCATGGCATCAACTTGATCACTCTTGGCATTTAAACTTTTAGCTTTCTGTATTTTTTCACCTATGTTGGTTAACTCACCTATGGTCTTAAAGTCGAGTCCTATACCAAAATCGAAAACACCCTTATCTTCATCCATTGTCATTTCCATATACATATCTTTCACCACCTCTAGAGCTAATTTCTTCTCTTCGGGAAGGGCTGCTATGCTATCCTTGTAAGACTCCATAAGGTCTTTAAAAACAATGGTCGTGTCCATGACCTTTCCAGCTTCATCACCTTCGGAAGCGCCAGCACCCATTTGAGTCTTCATTTGTTTCATAAACTCCCCCATATCGTAGCTCACCAAAAAATTCCCACCACCGTCTTCGTTAAAGACAATACGTTCCTTTATAGTACAATTAGTAAAAGATAACGTTAAAATAACTAGGGCTAGAACTTTGATATATTTCATGATGCTCAGGGTTTAAATTTAAGCCCCAAATATACGTTATTATCTATTAGGATTATTGATTATTACCAAAGCGGCGATTACACCCGGAACCCAACCGCATAAGCATAAAAGAAAAACAATTAGAATGGAGCCGCAGCCTTTATCAAGAACAGCTAGCGGCGGACAAATTATAGACAGTATAACTCTCCAAATACTCATATAAATTTTAATTTGACACCGAAATAAATTCGGTATTGATTGATGATTAATTATGAGACGCCACCTTTATGCTTTTGTTACACATCTGCACATAACTAAGATAATCTTCGAACTCCACAACACACATTACACTGTATTACAGCACAATACAAACCACTATCGAATCTTTAAAGCAGCAAAAAAATCGTAAATCATTAATCGCAAATCGTAAATCAAATGTTTATCTTTGTGCTCTTAAAATTTACACACGGTATTA
This genomic interval carries:
- the lipB gene encoding lipoyl(octanoyl) transferase LipB — protein: MNKTVNIQDLGLKDYKATWDYQEELFKAIVETKVKNRREEAGLETNNYFLFVEHPHVYTLGKSGDLSNLLLNETQLAEKGASFYKINRGGDITYHGPGQIVGYPILDLENFFTDIHKYLRLLEEMIILTLAEYGLKAERSDGETGVWLDVGTPFARKICAMGVRASRWVTMHGFALNVNADLGYFDNIIPCGIRGKAVTSLNVELGKKTVDEAEVKAKLLKHFSALFEAEV
- a CDS encoding YqaE/Pmp3 family membrane protein, yielding MSIWRVILSIICPPLAVLDKGCGSILIVFLLCLCGWVPGVIAALVIINNPNR